From a single Brassica rapa cultivar Chiifu-401-42 chromosome A01, CAAS_Brap_v3.01, whole genome shotgun sequence genomic region:
- the LOC103844079 gene encoding uncharacterized protein At1g51745, whose product MGSSGSGAVDWKVGSIVWVRRRNGSWWPGRILGQDDLDSNTITSPRSGTPVKLLGREDASVDWYNLEKSKRVKPFRCGDFDDCIEKVETSQGLTVRKREKYARREDAILHALELEKEILKKEVEVETSKPRDNAHDISNGTCNHVGDDVMHLEKGKVEDHQPSCEDEVRPRMRGLVEFGLRTSSSKRKFSSSNGPPDTSFKSLARSNSSASSSGDHSMERPSYTLGKEKTRSSMEAKRTKYTFAPNESNVVFDRHESLLSHKEAMHSSFPGGGSRYYDHPDFLQDIEYVSSESETDSSDMEEDTDDDIHLLSGAGRHSEQHNTFSRHMSAEDESTSSEEDCYESSMSGDSYHLYSQDPDNGAGTVSKWQLKGKRNMRNLPRRSARKREMHRHHLEGGRRYSEYKRRAFGQKPMGYGLDSSDGTDDTDPNERQFGLGDDDEYRLSTMFASGCKNIYSRDMLDWDDDPWEGQIGLKKHEGSDASHRHFGRKTYPPLMDVDLEVQGSYRKGPVPFVSLMSKLNGRAIIGHPVEVQVLADGSSESYEYFSNETSYHDKPLLLPPAWKTARRSSSRVPRLHRLSSSLEADPEDHSPPDQGRKPLLRKLGSGNFSNDGDSVRRGNPMGIPRPPGERKKLLKNTNATPSQKTRALSSFSGEQALHGTKALGDGTHELSNRRVLPGPPTVACIPVKLVFSRLLEKINRPPSKPTVKGFKERRDQ is encoded by the exons ATGGGAAGCTCAGGATCAGGTGCGGTGGATTGGAAGGTGGGGTCGATTGTGTGGGTGAGGAGGAGGAACGGCTCGTGGTGGCCAGGGAGGATACTGGGACAAGATGATCTTGACTCTAATACTATCACCTCTCCACGATCTGGTACTCCTGTGAAGCTTCTTGGGAGAGAGGATGCAAGTGT GGATTGGTATAACTTAGAGAAGTCCAAGAGGGTGAAGCCGTTTAGGTGTGGGGACTTTGATGACTGCATTGAGAAGGTGGAGACTTCGCAAGGGCTGAcggtgagaaagagagagaagtatGCTCGTAGAGAAGATGCTATTCTCCACGCTCTTGAGCTTGAGAAGGAGATTCTGAAGAAGGAAGTGGAAGTTGAGACTAGCAAGCCTAGGGATAACGCTCATGATATTTCTAATGGGACTTGTAACCATGTTGGTGATGATGTTATGCATTTGGAGAAAGGTAAAGTGGAAGATCATCAGCCAAGTTGTGAGGACGAGGTGCGTCCTCGAATGAGGGGTTTGGTGGAGTTTGGGCTGAGAACCAGTTCTTCTAAGCGGAAGTTTTCGTCTTCCAATGGTCCTCCTGATACTTCTTTCAAGTCTCTGGCTAGAAGCaactcttcagcttcttctaGTGGAGATCATAGCATGGAGAGGCCTAGCTACACCCTTG GGAAGGAGAAGACTAGGAGTTCGATGGAGGCTAAAAGGACTAAGTATACGTTTGCACCAAATGAGTCTAATGTTGTTTTTGATCGACATGAGAGTTTGCTAAGCCACAAGGAGGCAATGCATTCGTCCTTTCCTGGTGGCGGCTCTCGTTATTATGACCATCCTGATTTTTTGCAAGATATTGAATATGTTTCTTCTGAGTCCGAAACTGATTCTTCTGATATGGAGGAGGATACTGATGATGACATTCACTTGCTGTCAG GAGCTGGGCGTCATTCAGAGCAACACAATACTTTTAGTAGACACATGTCAGCAGAGGATGAAAGCACCAGTAGCGAGGAAGACTGTTACGAGTCATCCATGTCTGGCGACTCTTATCACCTTTATTCCCAAGATCCTGATAATGGAGCTGGTACGGTTTCCAAGTGGCAGCTCAAGGGGAAAAGAAACATGCGCAATCTTCCAAGAAGGTCTGCACGCAAGAGGGAAATGCACCGTCATCATCTGGAAGGTGGAAGAAGATATTCTGAATACAAGAGAAGAGCATTTGGCCAAAAGCCTATGGGTTATGGATTAGATTCTAGTGATGGAACTGATGACACTGATCCCAACGAAAGACAGTTCGGGCtaggtgatgatgatgagtaTCGGTTGTCAACTATGTTTGCATCTGGATGTAAGAACATCTATAGCCGTGACATGCTGGACTGGGATGATGACCCTTGGGAAGGCCAAATTGGTTTGAAGAAACACGAAGGTTCAGATGCTTCTCATCGACATTTTGGAAGAAAAACGTATCCTCCATTGATGGATGTTGATTTAGAAGTACAAGGAAGCTATCGGAAAGGTCCTGTCCCATTTGTCTCACTTATGAGTAAGTTAAACGGCAGAGCAATCATTGGGCATCCGGTTGAAGTCCAAGTCTTAGCAGATGGTTCCTCTGAGTCATATGAGTACTTTAGTAATGAAACAAGCTACCATGACAAACCCTTGTTACTTCCCCCTGCTTGGAAGACTGCAAGGAGGAGTAGCTCACGGGTTCCACGGTTGCATCGGTTATCATCATCGCTTGAAGCCGATCCTGAGGATCATTCTCCACCAGATCAGGGACGGAAACCACTGCTTAGGAAGCTTGGTTCGGGAAACTTTAGTAATGATGGAGACTCGGTGAGGAGAGGCAATCCAATGGGCATTCCACGACCACCTGGAGAAAGAAAGAAGTTGCTGAAGAACACAAACGCAACCCCTAGTCAAAAGACAAGGGCACTATCTTCGTTCAGCGGCGAACAAGCACTACACGGGACAAAGGCCTTGGGGGATGGGACTCACGAGCTCTCTAACAGACGGGTGTTACCGGGACCACCAACTGTGGCCTGCATACCGGTCAAACTAGTATTTAGCAGATTACTGGAGAAGATAAATAGACCTCCATCAAAACCGACCGTGAAAGGCTTCAAAGAGAGAAGAGATCAATAA